The genomic window TAACAAGCCGTTTCCGTATGTTTTTAAAATAAGGAGGTAGAGTGTAGATAATATAGGAAGCCTCAAGGATGGATAACCATTCCTTTATTGTGTTATTTGATACACCCGTATCTGCTGCAATGGAATTTAAATTAATCAATTGCCCGATTCTTCCAGATAGAAGCCCAATAAAAATCTGGAATTGCTTTGAATTCTTTAAATTTATAAGTTGGCGAACATCTCTTTCCAGATATGTTTGATAATAGTTGGGATAAAATAATGATGGAGGGATATTCTCAGAATAGATCACCGGATAAAAACCATTGAAGCAGCTCACAAAGGGATCCTTATTCAGGAGCCCGGATATTTCTGATTGTGTAAAAGGGTATAATCTTAAATTTCCCGATCGGCCGCTTAATGATTGAGAAATTGCCTGCACCAATAGAGGTTGATGACTGCCGGTCAGTATAAAGTCTGCTTTTTTCTTTCTCTGATCTACAATAGTCTGAATATATGACAGCAATGAAGGGACTCTCTGAATTTCATCAATGACTACCGAACTACTGTATTTATTCAGAAAATCCCTGGGATCAAACTCGGCAAAGCGTCTGGTATCTGGATCTTCAAGCGAGCAGTATTCATACTCTGGAAAGCACAATTTAGTAAGGGTTGTTTTTCCTGATTGACGAGGTCCTGTTATCGTAATGACTGGAAAGTACTTTGCCAGTTCAGCTATATAATGTTCTGCATTCCTACTAATCATGAATTCATTATACTATAGAACAATATTGAATACAAACTTCAATATTGTTCTATAGTATATTCACAAGCCTTTCTCTGCCTCCACATCTTCTCTGGTTTTAGGCTTCTGTTTTCCCAGCAGTCTGGCTCCATTATCCGTTATTACAAAATTCTCTTCATTACGGATTCCACCGAATTCTTTGTATGTTTCCACTCTATCATAGTTGATATAATCACTGAACTTATTTTCTGTTTTCCACAGATCAATCAGGGTCGGAATAAAATAGATTCCCGGCTCAATAGTTAATACAAAACCGGGTTTCAGCTCCTTGGCCAGCCTGAGTGATTTCAGGCCGAACTGCCTGCTTTTCGGCTGCCCGTCATACCCGACATACTCCTCCCCCAGGTCTTCCATATCATGAACATCCAGGCCCATCTGGTGGCCCAGTCCACAGGGAAAAAACAGGGCATGCGCCCCCTGTATCAGAGCCTCTTCTGTATCTCCTTTCATCAGACCAAGGTCTTTCAAGCCGTTCACAATCGTCCGGGCTGACTCATAATAGATATCTTTAAAGGGAATACCGGGTTTTAAGGCAGAAATTGCCGCTTCATGAGATGCCAGACTGATATCATAGATTTCACTCTGGCGCTGGGAAAAAGTGCTGCCTACAGGAATGGTACTGGAAAGATCACCGGCGTATCCCATGGCTGATTCGGCGCCGCTGTCCAGGAGAAATAACTGCCCCTCCTTAAGTTCGTTGCCATGATAATGGTTATGAAGAGTCTCTCCATGAACCGTAGCGATTGCCGGAAAAGAGAGGCGCCCACCTGCAGCAACGGCGATTTCCTGAACCCGGGCCGCCACCAGGGCCTCTGAGATTCCCGGACTGACCATATTCATGGCCGCCACATGCATATCCACACTGGTATTGACCGCTGTTTCAATTTCTGCCAGTTCTTCCTCTGTTTTCACTTCCCTCTGGAGGATCACCGCTTTTATCAACTCCAGAGAAGCAGAATCCTTAATATTATCAGGATCAATTCCCAGCCAACGCCACAGTTTTAGACTGTTTTCAGGCCTGTAGGGGGGAAGGAAATGAATCTGACGATTCTGAGACCGGGCTTTCTTTAGTAAATCATGGAGAGCCTGATTATTGCCTGTATTTGTCACCCCGGCCCGCTGGGCCCTCTCCTTCACAGTGGGCTGTATGCCCATCCAGACAATGTGATCAATTGTCAGATCATCTCCGAAGAGAAACTCTCTGTCTTCATCCACATCGATGATCCCGGTTAAACCGGCCTGATTGAGGCCGAAAAAATAGAGAAAGGAACTGTCCTGGCGGAATGGATAAGTATTATCCCCGAAATTCATGGAACTCTCTTCATTTCCTAGTAGTAAAATGAGTCCGGATCTGACCTTCTTTTTCAGGGTTTCTCTTCTTAGAGCATAGGTATTTGGTTGAAACAACAGAATCTCCTTATTTCCCCGGCTGAGGATTGTATTATAATATTTGTGACATCATAGAGGAACGAGACAAACCGGAGTCCCTATCTTTAAAGCAGGGGTCCACTCATTCAGGGACAGACCTGTCTCAGGATCGATCCGGCAACATTGGATATCACTTGAATCCTGATTGCCAATGAGAAGCCATTTCCCGTCGGGACTGAATGTAAAATCCCTGGGTGTCTTCCCGCGGCTGCTGAACTCATCCACTTTATGAACCGAAGCTGAATTATCAGACCGATCCAGGCTGAATACAGTAATGGAATCTACAAAGCGGTTGGAGACATAAAGAGTATTTCCAGAGGGGTGAATCTTAATGGCGGCAGGAGCCGCTTTTGCCCTGTCATCCACTGCGGCAGTATGATGCTCTTCAAGGATTTCCATCCTCCCCTTCTCTTCTCCATCTTCAAATATGTGGGCGACAAGGAGCTTAGGCTGTAATTCACAGAGAATGTAAGCCAGAGAAGACTGTCCATCCATCACCATATGACGGGGACCATAACCCTTCGGAACTTCCAGTGCAGTCTCCTGCTTCAAATCAGGAGACTTAAGATCATGCATCCAGATTCTGTCACTGCCAAGATCGCAGACATAGAGTTTATTCTCATAATTATCAGGACACAGCTGATGGGCATGGGGTCCTTCCTGTCTTTCAAGGTTCGGACCATTTCCTTTGTATTGAAAGATATGCTGCCGTCTTTCGGGGAGACTGTTCTTTAATTCAAAGCCCTCCAGAGTACCACTGATATAGGAAACAGTAAGAAGTAGATTCTGCTTTGAAAGGGTTAAAAGATGACAGACTGCATTGCCTGGTCCTCTCTGACGACTCAGCTCTGTCAATTGTTTTTCTGAATTGTAATTATAGCTGACAAGCTCTCCGTCATCACCGGAATTCTCGGTAGCGGCATAGAGTTTCTTTCTTCCGGAATCCCAATGTACCCAGCTTGGATTTTCAATGTCTGTCATTCTGGATTCAATGGATAAGAGTCCTGTTTCTCTATCCTGGCTAATTATATATATCCCTTCTCCGCAGGCATGTGGAGCATGACCCTGAACTTCTGTATAAGAACCAATGAAATAGATATTTTTTCCCAAGTTATCCTCTCCGACTGCTTTTGCTCGAACCCTATCTTTCTATGCTGAGTTATACACCAGACAATTCTATTCCCATTTAAAAAGGACTGAAGAGACCGCAAGAAATAAGAGTGTCATTCCAGCTAATACTATAAGATTCGGCAGGATCTGCATAAATCCGGCTCCATCTATCATAACAGCTCTGGATGCTTCTATAAAATGGGTTAATGGAAATACCCTGGAGGCTGTCTGCATAAATTGAGGAGTCCCTTCCAGAGAAAAGAAAACTCCGGAAAAAATGATCATAGGAAAGGTGAGCAGGTTCATCAGTCCACTTGCAAGTTCTTCACTTTTCAGTCGGGAAGCAAAGATAAGACCGAAAGATATCATACACAGTATCGCAAGAGCGGTGATCAGAATCAGAAGTAGATATGATCCGTTCACCACAAAATGGAGAAATATATTAGTCCCGCCGAATACTGCAATGGAAGTTAGCAGTACAATAATAAAACGGCTGGCCATCTGAGCTGTAATGAAAGTGAAGGGACTCACAGGAGTGGCCTTCATACGTTTCAACACACCATTTTTTCTGTAACGGACAATAACAAAGCCGACTCCGAACATGCAGCTGAAAAGCATATTCATCCCGATCACTCCAGGAACAAGCCAGTCAACATAACGGATTGCTTTACCGCTGATCTCGTTTTCAGTATATCCGGAAAAATCAGATACACTTAAAGTTCTTAAGAGCTCTGAAGAGGCGGATTCCTTATTAAGGTAATAGGACTTGGAATCAAAATCGACAATCATATCGATCTGATGCCGCCTGAGTTTTTCAAGACTCTCTTCAATTTCAATATCATAGGGGATGGTTTCGATTACATTCATCTCCAGAAATGTTCCATTGAGTGATGAGTCATCACCCATAATACCTACTTTGAACATGGAGTCATCTCCACCGCTGAAAGCGACAGAGAATCCAACAACCAACACAATTGGAAAGAGAAGATTCCAGAAAAAGGTTCCCCTGTCCCTTATAAATTCCATAGTTCTTGCATATACAATTGCTGTAAATTGATTCATTAAATATTCCTTGCTGTATGAGCCTGTTCTTGATTTATGAGCGTAACAAAGTTCCAGTTAACTTAAGAAAGAGATCTTCAAGATTTGGTTTTTTTATACTGAGCCCCTCCAGATTTAACTGAGAGGCGAGTAGTTCTCTCATTGTTTTATCCAGATTTTGTGTAGTGATCTCAAGAAGATCTCCCTTCAGGAGTCCCCCCTCAAGATCCAGATCTGTGCGTCCTGAATGAGGAACAGAGACCAGGGCTCCATCAAAATGATTAAGAAGCAGCTGCTCGGGAGTGTCGATCTCCATCAGTTTCCCATGATCCATAATAGCAATCTTATCACAGAGTATTTCTGCTTCTTCCATATAATGAGTCGTGAGGAGGACCGTCGTTTTCTCCGCCTTGATCCTCTTAATAAGATCCCAGAAATTTCGTCTTGCCTGAGGATCGAGACCCGTTGTGGGTTCATCAAGAAAAACCATCTCAGGTCTGGGAATAATCGCCAGCCCAAGGAGCATTCTCTGACGCTGCCCCCCCGAGAGTTTTCTGTTATCCCTGTCAATGATATCCGACAGAGAGCAGATCTCTATAACTTCGTCCATTGTTCTGGGATCAGGATATAGAGATCTGAACAGTTCAAGAGTCTCTTTAACAGTGATAAATTCAGGTAAAGCTGTGTTCTGAAACTGTATTCCAACTTTTTTCTTAAAATTCTGATCGATAATTTTATCTCTGAAATAAACTGTCCCGCTACTGGGAGATAAAATTCCCTCCATCATCTCAATAGTCGTAGTTTTTCCTGCACCGTTGGGACCGAGAAGCCCGAAGCAGATTCCTTCTTCTATGTCAAAACTGATACCGTCGACAGCCTGGACTGTGCCGTAGTTTTTCTTCAGATTATCAATATGCATTATTGTATTCATAGTTAGAAAATAAGCCTCCCGCTGCCCCAAGGCAACATAACTCTGATTTTTTCACAGAAGTCATCAGTTTAATTATTCTGACAATCTGCGAGGATCTTATAGCACATATATTAGTATTTTAATATTATATAAGATAATACTATTTTCACAGTGAAACAATTATTATTGATCGAATTTAATTACTACCCTGAAGACATCCAATTAATCTCTCCCGGGTAAGCTCAAGGAATGGTATAATTGCTGAAAATGAAATTCTGCTGAAAGGTTAAATTTTTATTATCCAAAGTCTTTTAAGAAGGCCGTTTTACCCTTAACATAGATTTCGGACTCATACTTAAAGTAATAATGCAAAAAAGGACTGAAAGAATGATCGGACTGCATGATATCTACAAAATTCTGGACGAGCAGGAAATGAAGGTAAAATGTGAAAAAGTACCCCTTCATAAGGCTGCCGGCCGTTTAATTAATAAAACTGTCTACTCAACTCTGGACTCTCCCCCCTTTGATAAGTCTGCCATGGACGGCTGGGCTGTCCCTACGGGTGATGAGAAAGGTCCCTGGAAGGTAATGGAGACTGTCGCCGCCGGAGACGTTTCTAACAGACCTGCCCTCAAAGTCGGAGAATGTGCCGCTATCATGACAGGGGCAAAAATTCCTGAAGGCTGCGGCAAGGTTATCAGAATAGAATATACCCGCAGGGAAGACGACACTGTTTACCTTGAAACTGATGAGCCTCTGGAAAACATCATATTACAAGGTGAGAATCTCAAAAACGGAGATGCCGTACTGAGCCCCCGCAGACTCTCTCCCGGAGATATCGGTATTCTCGCATCCCTGGGGATGGCAGAAGTAGAAGTAGCCCTTCCTCCCCGGATTGGAATCATTACAACTGGCTCTGAGATAAAAGAACCCGGAGAGCCTCTGGGAGATGGAGAGATCTACAACAGTAACGGCCCTCAGCTTATGGCCCAGACGGCTTCAGTAAACTGCCCCGTCCACTATTACGGAATTACAGTGGATGACCGGAAATCACTCTATGAAATAATCAGAAAGGGAGTTGAAGAAAATGATATTCTTCTTCTCTCAGGGGGAGTCTCCATGGGTGAATTCGACTTTATCCCCGAAACCCTTGAGAAGCTGGGAGTAAGAAAATTCTTCCACAAAGCAGCAATAAAACCGGGACGTCCCATATGGTTCGGCCGCAATGACAGCTGTTTTGTCTTCGGTCTGCCTGGAAATCCCGTCTCCACATATGTCCTTTTTGAAGTATTTGTAAAACATCTGATCTACAGATATTGCGGCCTCGATTACAAACCCGATGTATTAAGAGGAGTACTTGGTAAAGGGATAAGACGACGGACATTCGAAAGAACAGAATTTCTACCTGTCTGTTTCAAAGATGAAAAGGTCTATCCTGTCTCCTATCACGGCTCCTCTCACTTGAATGCCATGGGAGAGGCAGATGGCCTGATAATAGTGGATCAGGGGATCGAAATAGTGGACGAAGGAGCGGTGGTCAATGTTAGACTCCTTTGAACGTGAAATATCTTACTTAAGAATATCAGTTACAGACCGCTGCAATCTGCGATGTATCTACTGCATGCCCGAAGAAGGTGTGGAAAAGAAAAGACACGAAGACTGCCTCAGCTTTGAACAGATAACAGAAATTGCTAAAGAGGCAGTTGCTCTGGGAATCAGTAAAATCCGTCTCACTGGAGGGGAACCTCTTGTCCGGAAAGGTATCTGCGCTCTGGTAGCACAACTTAAGGGGATTGAAGGACTGAAGACTCTCGGTATGACCACAAACGGTCACTATCTGGAACAGTATGCCAAGGGGCTGAAAGAATCCGGACTGGACAGTCTGAATATATCTCTGGATACCCTGGACCCCGAACGCTACTCCTATCTGACCAGGGGTGGGAACATTGAAGAAGTATTGAAAGGAATCGATGCGGCACTGGCTCAGGGATTTCCCGTCAAACTCAATATGGTTGTCTCCGATGATACCGGCCGGGAAGAGATGGAGAGCATGAAGCAGTTCTGTCAGGACAAGGGGATCACTCTCCAGAGAATCAGAGAATATGACCTGAAAGACAACAAGTTCAAAGATGAGGAGATCATCTACCACCGCCCTCCCCCCTGTGCGGCCTGCAATCGTATCCGCCTCCTCTCCAACGGCAAGCTGAAGCCATGCCTTCATTCAGATAATGAAATTACAATTGATATGAACAATATAAAAGAGGGCCTCAAAAAGGCTATTACAGAAAAACCCCGCTGCGGCAGCAGCTGCTCCACCAGAAATATGGTGGAAATCGGAGGATAATAAAATGAAACTCAGTCATATAGATGATGCCGGTCAGGCTCGCATGGTGGATGTCTCGGCCAAGCCGATTATCCACAGAACAGCCACCGCCACTGGAAAAATATTCTGTGCTCCCGAAACTATGACACTGATCAAAGACAATCAGATAAAAAAGGGAGATGTTCTCACCACCGCGAATATTGCAGGAGTCATGGGAGCCAAGCAGACCTCGAGTCTGATTCCCCTCTGTCACAATATTGGGATGGATCAGGTAGTCCTGAATCTTGAAGTGGAAGAGGATGGTGTCAGGATTACAGCTAGAACTGTCTGTTCAGATAAAACCGGGATCGAGATGGAAGCTTTGACAGCGGTCTCTGTTGCGGCTTTAACAATATATGATATGTGCAAGGCCGCCGACAAAAAAATGAGAATAGGCGATATTCATTTGTTGGAAAAGACTAAAACCGAGCTGCCTAATCAATAATCACCAATTAGAGGAATACAAATGAGCGACATGACATCATTCAAAATAGTATCAATAAATATATCAACAAAAAAAGGGGAACAGAAAGTTCCCGTGGACAGTGCCGAACTTAAGGTGGATCACGGCATTGTGGGTGATGCCCATGCAGGAAACTGGCACCGTCAGATCTCCATGCTTGCAGACGAAGATGTTGAAACCATGCGCGGCAAGGGTGTGGAGCTGAACTTCGGCGACTTTGCAGAAAATATCACCACTGTGGGAATTGATCTTGCGGTTCTACCCGTTGGAACAAGAATCATGCTGGGAGACTGTGAAGTGGAAGTCACACAGATTGGAAAAGAGTGTCACCATGGCTGCGCCGTTTTTCAGGCGGTTGGAGACTGTGTCATGCCCCGGAAGGGTATCTTTGTTAAAGTAATAAGCGGAGGAAACATCAGCTGTGACAGTAACTGTACTTACCGTAAGTGACCGGGCAAGTCGGGGAGAATATGAAGATCTTTCCGGGCCTGAAATAGAATCTATTATCAAAGAGAGATATCCGGACTGCAGAGTCCGCCGCCGCATAGTCCCAGATGATAAAGAGCCTATAAAAAAAGCTCTGGAAGATTTCCTGGGGGACGATTACATTATAACGACCGGAGGCACCGGAATTTCTCCAAGAGACATCACCCCTGAAGTCTCTAAAGATTTCTGCAGAAAGGATCTTCCGGGCATTGCCGAAATATTAAGAAGTGAATCTTATAAAGAGACCCCCATGGCCATGTTGAGCCGTGGATATGCAGGATTCATAAATCAGACCATCGTGGTCAATTTCCCCGGTTCCGTAAAGGCTGTCAGACTCTGCACCAAAGTGCTGCTGCCCGTTATGGATCATAGCGGAAAGATGTTTCGAAGTGAGGGCCACTAGCCCCCCTATAAAAAGGAGTATATTCATGGGACATGTGAGTGCAATTTTCATCAAAAAAGACAGGGAATCGCCCCGCCAGGAAATAACTGAGGGAGAGTTTAAAGAGAACTATGGTCTTGTGGGAGATGTAAACTCTGCCGAAGGTCCCAGACAGGTCTGTCTCCTCCGCAAAGAAGACAGAGACCTGGTCACCTTAGACAGCCGCAACGGCCTTTGTTTCGGGCGATTCCTAGAGACTGTTCAGATAGAAGGGATTCCACTGGAGACTCTTACTAAAGACAGCTGGTTCCGCATCGGAGATGCGATCCTCAAGGTGACAGTCATAGGTAAAAAATGCTGGCCTGACTGTGAGATTATTCATAGCAAGTCGACATGTGCTCTCCCTAAGGCCGCCCGTTTTATGGGAGTTCTGGAATCTGGAATTATCCGTGTGGGCGATGAAGTAACCGCAATATAGAAGGGTATATGTTACTTTTCTAATTAAACGTGTTCATATTACTTTATTTCTAATAGCGATATATCATCCTATTACAAAGGATATCCCTTAAGGGTTTAAACACAAAGAAATGAAGACAAAGGACGTCAAAAGCTCAATAATGCCTTAATTTACACAATTACGACCTTTTTTCTTGACAGATATTTAATTCAACAATAACATCCTTAATTGAACATGTTCATTTTCTATTAAGGAGTTATTAATGAAGAAAGTTGTATTATCAGTTTTATGCCTGACTCTGGCCTCTGTTTTATCCTGGTCATCAGGGCAGAATGAAGAAGGACCTGTTGAATTGAATTTCTGGACCTGGCACCCTTCAGCCGAAATTCATCAACCAATCATTGAACAATTTGAAGCAGAAAATGAAGGTGTTACAGTTAATCTGACTGTAATGGAATCCACAGTCTTTCAGGAAAAGTTACCCATAGCTCTGGCCTCTGAAGAGGATCTTGATGTTATTGGTATTCAGGCTGGACTTATGCCCTCTCAGCTCAAAGGTTATATGACGCCTCTGGATGACTATTTTGCATCCGTAGCAGGAAGTGACTGGGAAAAAATATTTAATCCTCTGGATCTCGCAATATCTAAAAATCAGACTGAATCTGATGAACTTCTTTTTATCACCAATGGCCGATATGGTTCAGCAATAGGTCTCTACAATGTTGATATTTTCAATGAATTAGGACTGACAGTTCCAACAACTTATGAAGAGATGAAAGCTGTAGCAGCCGTAATTCAGGAAAAAAGACCTGATATACAGCCGGTTGTCTTCACAGGAGATACATGGTTTCTTGATGAGATGGTTCTGACTATTCTCAGCCAGGAGTCTGATCTTTTCAATGACATAAGATATGCCACAGGCGGTCGATGGGATGATCCCGCCTATGTACAGGCTCTAACAGATTTTAAAAAAATGTTTGATGACGGAGTATTCCAGAATATGAATGATGTCGGATACGGCAGAGCATCCGAACTCTTTGATACAGGTAAAGCAGCGATTTTTTATCAGGGTACATGGGAAGCTCCCAGACTATCCTCAAAATTCAGAAACGACAGGGGTATTGAGCTTAATAATGTGGGTGCCATGCCCATGCCTGTAATGCGAGCAGGTGGTAAAGCTACCCTCCGGGCCTTCCCCGATGGCGGTATGGCAATTCCCGAGTACAGTGAGCATAAATCAGCTGCTGCCAATTTTATATTTTATATGAATGGTGGCGATGGTTTTGACATGATGAATACTGATACCTTCCTTGTTCCCAACAAAGTGAACTCAAAACTACCCGCTGAATTGTTTAATTCTGCTGAAGGAAGAGAGGGATGGGACCTTGTAGTCAAACTGGTTTCGGAATCAACATCACACAGAAATAATATGTCTGCCTTCAGTTCTGTACTGGGCCAGTATATTCAAAAAGTAATCGGCGGTGATTACGGAGATGATATTCAGAGGGCCTGTGAAGAGATACAGAAAGAGTTCGCCACAGGAAAATACGAATAATTAAAACAGAATCTATTGATGGCGAAATACTCTTTCAGGGTATCCGCCATCATCAGGAGAATAACTGCAGTGAGAAGTAAAGAAGTATTAAAAAAAGAAACATCCATGAATGGCAGTAAAACAGCATTTCTATTTCTGTTACCCCTGATGCTGATCCTGGGTGTTTTCCTTATATTCAGTATTCTGTTCATCCTGAAAAACGGATTTTACAAATTGGATTTATCCTTTCGATCTCCCGTATTTGTGGGACTTCAAAATTATAGGATTCTAATCTCTGACTCTCATTTTTTCTTAAGTATTTTAAATAACATAATCTTTGCCAGTGTCGTAGTTCTTTCAGGAATTACACTGGGATTCCTCCTGGCAGTCTTATTGTCATTGAATATTCCTTTCAGTAAAACAATCTTTGCCCTGGTGTTCATCCCCTCTATTTTACCGAGAGCCCTTATAGCAACTGTGTTCAGACAGATGTTTGAACACCATACTGGAAGTGTAAACGGATTCATTTCATTCCTTGGTTTAAGTACCGAAAAACTCATGTGGCTCACCAGTCCCCCGCTTGCATACCTGACTGTTATGGGCCTGTTTGTATATATGATAGGTATCCCTCTTCTCTATTACAATGCCGATCTTGCTTCTATTCCACAGAGTATATTGGAATCAGCCCGTATTGATGGCGCCGGTTTATTTACAATAATGTTCAAAATTATCTATCCACTTGTCTCAAGCAGTCATAAAACAATAATAATTTCATCAGTTCTGGCAAGTTTCAGAATGTTTGAAGTTATCTTCCTCCTTACCCAGAGCGGGCCGGGATTCACGACAGAAATAAGCGGAACCTATATATATAGGTTTACCAGACAGGGTTCTCAGATAGGTTATGTATGTGCTGCATCAACAGTAGTTCTGTTCATCGCACTTCTCATCGCTATTGTACAGACATCCCTGCTTTATAAAAATAAGAAAAAACCATAAGGACTGAAGAATGAGTTCAAATAACGGAATATTAAAAGTAACAGGAATAACAAAACTTCTTGTAAGTATATTTCTTCTCACAATTACAGCTGTCTGGATATTTCCAATGGCTTCAGCCCTCTTCAACTCAATGAAGTTTTTCGGCTTAAAAAATTATGCTTACGTTTTGAGCAGCAAGATGAATGGAATTTACTTTATCCAGGCCCTGCTCAATTCTTTTATTATTGCAGGCATTGCAGTATTTCTGACAACATCTGTTTCCGCCCTTGCAGGATTCTGTTTCTCAAAGATAGATTTCCCTTTCAGAAATGTTCTTTATATTACAACATTGAGTCTTCTCTCTATTCCAGGAGTCACAATCCTGATACCCCTGTTCTTTACACTGAAAAAGATCGGTCTAAATAATACTTTTTTTGCGGTTGCCCTCCCCCAGGTTGCTCTTACACTCCCCTTCGGAGTTCTCTTGATGAGAAATGCCTTTGATGCAATCCATAATGACTATATGGCAGCAGCCTCTATCGACGGTGCGAATATATTTCAGGTCTTCTGGAAAATATACCTTCCCCTAAATGCACCGGCAGCTATTAATCTGGCTATCCTTCAATTTGTATGGTCCTTTCAGGACTTTTTACTTCCCTCTTTCATGTTGTCTAAAAGAAGACTGATGACCGCTACCCAGATGATAAGCAGCTTTAACAGAACCCAGACTATTTCCCCAAAAGACATTGGTGGTTACAACGCAGGAATTGTTTTATTAGCCATCCCGGTCATTATCATTTTCATTATCTTCAGCGGATATA from Oceanispirochaeta sp. M1 includes these protein-coding regions:
- a CDS encoding aminopeptidase P family protein: MFQPNTYALRRETLKKKVRSGLILLLGNEESSMNFGDNTYPFRQDSSFLYFFGLNQAGLTGIIDVDEDREFLFGDDLTIDHIVWMGIQPTVKERAQRAGVTNTGNNQALHDLLKKARSQNRQIHFLPPYRPENSLKLWRWLGIDPDNIKDSASLELIKAVILQREVKTEEELAEIETAVNTSVDMHVAAMNMVSPGISEALVAARVQEIAVAAGGRLSFPAIATVHGETLHNHYHGNELKEGQLFLLDSGAESAMGYAGDLSSTIPVGSTFSQRQSEIYDISLASHEAAISALKPGIPFKDIYYESARTIVNGLKDLGLMKGDTEEALIQGAHALFFPCGLGHQMGLDVHDMEDLGEEYVGYDGQPKSRQFGLKSLRLAKELKPGFVLTIEPGIYFIPTLIDLWKTENKFSDYINYDRVETYKEFGGIRNEENFVITDNGARLLGKQKPKTREDVEAEKGL
- a CDS encoding beta-propeller fold lactonase family protein; its protein translation is MGKNIYFIGSYTEVQGHAPHACGEGIYIISQDRETGLLSIESRMTDIENPSWVHWDSGRKKLYAATENSGDDGELVSYNYNSEKQLTELSRQRGPGNAVCHLLTLSKQNLLLTVSYISGTLEGFELKNSLPERRQHIFQYKGNGPNLERQEGPHAHQLCPDNYENKLYVCDLGSDRIWMHDLKSPDLKQETALEVPKGYGPRHMVMDGQSSLAYILCELQPKLLVAHIFEDGEEKGRMEILEEHHTAAVDDRAKAAPAAIKIHPSGNTLYVSNRFVDSITVFSLDRSDNSASVHKVDEFSSRGKTPRDFTFSPDGKWLLIGNQDSSDIQCCRIDPETGLSLNEWTPALKIGTPVCLVPL
- a CDS encoding ABC transporter permease, with amino-acid sequence MNQFTAIVYARTMEFIRDRGTFFWNLLFPIVLVVGFSVAFSGGDDSMFKVGIMGDDSSLNGTFLEMNVIETIPYDIEIEESLEKLRRHQIDMIVDFDSKSYYLNKESASSELLRTLSVSDFSGYTENEISGKAIRYVDWLVPGVIGMNMLFSCMFGVGFVIVRYRKNGVLKRMKATPVSPFTFITAQMASRFIIVLLTSIAVFGGTNIFLHFVVNGSYLLLILITALAILCMISFGLIFASRLKSEELASGLMNLLTFPMIIFSGVFFSLEGTPQFMQTASRVFPLTHFIEASRAVMIDGAGFMQILPNLIVLAGMTLLFLAVSSVLFKWE
- a CDS encoding ABC transporter ATP-binding protein → MNTIMHIDNLKKNYGTVQAVDGISFDIEEGICFGLLGPNGAGKTTTIEMMEGILSPSSGTVYFRDKIIDQNFKKKVGIQFQNTALPEFITVKETLELFRSLYPDPRTMDEVIEICSLSDIIDRDNRKLSGGQRQRMLLGLAIIPRPEMVFLDEPTTGLDPQARRNFWDLIKRIKAEKTTVLLTTHYMEEAEILCDKIAIMDHGKLMEIDTPEQLLLNHFDGALVSVPHSGRTDLDLEGGLLKGDLLEITTQNLDKTMRELLASQLNLEGLSIKKPNLEDLFLKLTGTLLRS
- a CDS encoding molybdopterin molybdotransferase MoeA, whose protein sequence is MIGLHDIYKILDEQEMKVKCEKVPLHKAAGRLINKTVYSTLDSPPFDKSAMDGWAVPTGDEKGPWKVMETVAAGDVSNRPALKVGECAAIMTGAKIPEGCGKVIRIEYTRREDDTVYLETDEPLENIILQGENLKNGDAVLSPRRLSPGDIGILASLGMAEVEVALPPRIGIITTGSEIKEPGEPLGDGEIYNSNGPQLMAQTASVNCPVHYYGITVDDRKSLYEIIRKGVEENDILLLSGGVSMGEFDFIPETLEKLGVRKFFHKAAIKPGRPIWFGRNDSCFVFGLPGNPVSTYVLFEVFVKHLIYRYCGLDYKPDVLRGVLGKGIRRRTFERTEFLPVCFKDEKVYPVSYHGSSHLNAMGEADGLIIVDQGIEIVDEGAVVNVRLL
- a CDS encoding GTP 3',8-cyclase MoaA; the protein is MLDSFEREISYLRISVTDRCNLRCIYCMPEEGVEKKRHEDCLSFEQITEIAKEAVALGISKIRLTGGEPLVRKGICALVAQLKGIEGLKTLGMTTNGHYLEQYAKGLKESGLDSLNISLDTLDPERYSYLTRGGNIEEVLKGIDAALAQGFPVKLNMVVSDDTGREEMESMKQFCQDKGITLQRIREYDLKDNKFKDEEIIYHRPPPCAACNRIRLLSNGKLKPCLHSDNEITIDMNNIKEGLKKAITEKPRCGSSCSTRNMVEIGG
- the moaC gene encoding cyclic pyranopterin monophosphate synthase MoaC codes for the protein MKLSHIDDAGQARMVDVSAKPIIHRTATATGKIFCAPETMTLIKDNQIKKGDVLTTANIAGVMGAKQTSSLIPLCHNIGMDQVVLNLEVEEDGVRITARTVCSDKTGIEMEALTAVSVAALTIYDMCKAADKKMRIGDIHLLEKTKTELPNQ
- a CDS encoding MOSC domain-containing protein: MSDMTSFKIVSINISTKKGEQKVPVDSAELKVDHGIVGDAHAGNWHRQISMLADEDVETMRGKGVELNFGDFAENITTVGIDLAVLPVGTRIMLGDCEVEVTQIGKECHHGCAVFQAVGDCVMPRKGIFVKVISGGNISCDSNCTYRK
- a CDS encoding MogA/MoaB family molybdenum cofactor biosynthesis protein — translated: MTVTVLTVSDRASRGEYEDLSGPEIESIIKERYPDCRVRRRIVPDDKEPIKKALEDFLGDDYIITTGGTGISPRDITPEVSKDFCRKDLPGIAEILRSESYKETPMAMLSRGYAGFINQTIVVNFPGSVKAVRLCTKVLLPVMDHSGKMFRSEGH